From one Comamonas piscis genomic stretch:
- a CDS encoding NAD(P)/FAD-dependent oxidoreductase, with product MTDTLRTPADRNLSPVFDEATAQEVDALIVGAGPVGMFAAFQLGLQGVQAHLCDSLPQMGGQCIALYADKPIYDIPGIALCTGRELAAKLQGQIQPFHPVFHGQSQVAQMLPHGDGRWRVQLQAIDGAPAQWLLGRIVLITAGVGAFVPKQLRLEGLEAWLGSQVFYHPVLGDAWLDQVLAEQAAPRIVVNGGDESAVEAVLAAAAHPALQAASLVLMHRRDQFNAPEAMLQNLAQLRASGRVQVVIGMPQTIDADSRLQGLGYVDAEGKDQQLACDQLWVYQGLSPKLGPLLDWNLALEKKQLQVATDTFQTSAAGIYAAGDIVSYPGKRKLILTGFYEATMAAMAAIEYLRGEKLLLEYTTTSKRLHARLGVSHPD from the coding sequence ATGACTGATACCTTGCGCACGCCTGCTGACCGTAACCTCTCTCCCGTGTTTGACGAAGCCACAGCGCAAGAGGTCGATGCCTTGATCGTTGGTGCCGGGCCGGTGGGCATGTTTGCCGCGTTCCAACTGGGCTTGCAAGGGGTGCAGGCCCATCTGTGCGACAGCCTGCCGCAGATGGGTGGCCAGTGCATTGCCCTGTATGCCGACAAGCCGATCTACGACATTCCCGGCATTGCGCTGTGTACCGGTCGCGAGCTGGCGGCCAAGCTGCAAGGCCAGATCCAGCCCTTCCACCCCGTTTTTCATGGCCAAAGCCAGGTGGCGCAGATGCTGCCCCATGGCGATGGCCGCTGGCGTGTGCAACTGCAGGCCATCGATGGCGCGCCAGCGCAGTGGCTGCTGGGCCGCATCGTACTTATCACCGCCGGTGTGGGTGCTTTTGTGCCCAAGCAACTGCGGCTGGAGGGGCTGGAGGCCTGGCTGGGCAGCCAGGTGTTCTACCACCCGGTGCTGGGTGATGCCTGGCTGGACCAGGTGCTGGCCGAGCAAGCAGCGCCCCGCATCGTGGTCAACGGCGGGGATGAATCTGCCGTGGAGGCGGTGTTGGCCGCCGCTGCACATCCGGCGTTGCAGGCGGCCAGCCTGGTGCTCATGCACCGCCGCGACCAGTTCAACGCCCCCGAGGCGATGCTGCAAAACCTGGCACAGCTGCGCGCAAGCGGCAGGGTGCAGGTCGTCATTGGTATGCCCCAGACGATCGATGCCGACAGCCGCTTGCAAGGCCTTGGCTATGTGGATGCAGAGGGCAAGGACCAGCAGCTGGCCTGCGACCAGCTGTGGGTGTACCAAGGCCTGTCGCCCAAGCTTGGCCCCTTGCTGGACTGGAACCTGGCGCTGGAAAAAAAGCAGCTGCAGGTGGCGACCGATACCTTTCAGACCAGCGCAGCGGGCATCTACGCTGCGGGCGATATCGTCAGCTACCCCGGCAAGCGCAAGCTGATACTGACCGGCTTTTACGAAGCCACGATGGCGGCGATGGCGGCCATTGAATATCTGCGCGGCGAGAAGCTGCTGCTGGAGTACACGACGACCAGCAAACGCCTGCATGCGCGCCTGGGCGTCTCCCATCCTGATTGA
- a CDS encoding CysB family HTH-type transcriptional regulator, which translates to MNLHQFRFVQEAARRNLNLTEAAKALHTSQPGVSKAIIELEEELGIDIFARHGKRLKRITEPGQQVLKSIEIIMREVGNLKRIGDQYSAQDSGTLSIATTHTQARYVLPTPVARLREHYPKVTVSLHQATPAEVARMVIDEQADIGMATESLADYPELVTLPCYEWQHVLVMPHQHPLAQKERINLEDIAAEPLITYHPSFTGRGKIDAAMAARQLTPKIVLEAIDSDVIKTYVRLGLGIGIVAEMAMRDDPIKDLAVRPMGHLFGESVARVAFKRGAYMRNFVYKFAELISDRLSRDLIGRAMVGHVADYEL; encoded by the coding sequence ATGAACCTGCATCAGTTCCGCTTTGTGCAAGAGGCCGCACGCCGCAACCTCAATTTGACCGAGGCTGCCAAGGCCCTGCACACCTCCCAGCCGGGCGTCTCTAAAGCCATCATCGAGCTGGAAGAAGAGCTGGGCATTGATATCTTTGCGCGCCACGGCAAGCGCCTCAAACGCATCACCGAGCCGGGTCAGCAAGTGCTCAAGAGCATCGAGATCATCATGCGCGAGGTCGGCAACCTCAAACGCATCGGCGACCAGTACAGCGCGCAAGACAGCGGCACCCTCTCCATCGCCACCACCCACACGCAGGCCCGCTATGTGCTGCCCACCCCCGTGGCGCGGCTGCGCGAGCACTACCCCAAGGTGACGGTCAGCCTGCACCAAGCCACGCCCGCCGAAGTGGCGCGCATGGTGATCGACGAGCAGGCCGACATAGGCATGGCGACCGAATCGCTGGCCGACTACCCAGAGCTGGTGACCCTGCCCTGCTACGAATGGCAGCATGTGCTGGTGATGCCGCACCAACATCCGCTGGCACAAAAAGAACGCATCAATCTGGAAGACATTGCGGCCGAGCCGCTGATCACCTACCACCCGTCATTCACCGGCCGGGGCAAGATCGATGCGGCGATGGCAGCCCGCCAGTTGACGCCCAAGATCGTGCTCGAAGCGATTGATTCCGATGTGATCAAGACCTATGTGCGTTTGGGTCTGGGTATCGGCATCGTCGCCGAGATGGCCATGCGCGACGACCCCATCAAGGACCTGGCGGTGCGCCCCATGGGTCATCTGTTTGGCGAGAGCGTGGCCCGGGTGGCCTTCAAGCGCGGCGCTTATATGCGCAATTTTGTCTACAAATTTGCTGAGCTGATCAGCGATCGCCTGAGCCGTGATCTGATCGGCCGTGCCATGGTCGGCCATGTGGCCGACTACGAACTCTGA
- a CDS encoding pyridoxal phosphate-dependent aminotransferase, with product MSVSALSNTPSFPSRLPHVGTTIFTVMSALATEHKAVNLGQGFPDFGCDPALLDSVSRAMQAGHNQYPPMTGVPALREVVAQKIEALYGKRYDANSEITITAGATQAILTIILSCVSPGDEVIVLDPCYDSYVPNILLASGVPVRVPLTPKTFRPDFGKIAAAITPKTRLLLINTPHNPSGTTWTAQEMQQLEDLLAPTDILLLADEVYEHMVFDGERHESASRYPGLAARAYVVSSFGKTFHVTGWKVATVAAPAPLTAEFRKVHQFNVFTVNTPMQVGLAEYLKNPAPYLDLPAFYQKKRDLFRAGLEGSRLQLLPSSGTYFQCVDISDVTDANESDFCQQLVKDLGVAAIPLSAFYGDGFDQQVVRFCFAKKDETLLAALERLRKL from the coding sequence ATGTCCGTCTCTGCCCTCTCTAACACGCCCTCCTTCCCCAGCCGCCTGCCGCATGTGGGCACCACCATCTTTACCGTGATGTCGGCGCTGGCCACTGAGCACAAGGCCGTCAATCTGGGCCAGGGTTTTCCGGATTTTGGCTGTGACCCGGCCTTGCTCGACAGTGTTAGCCGCGCTATGCAGGCCGGCCACAACCAGTACCCACCGATGACAGGCGTGCCGGCATTGCGCGAGGTGGTGGCGCAGAAAATTGAAGCCCTCTACGGGAAGCGCTACGACGCCAACAGCGAAATCACCATCACCGCTGGCGCGACCCAGGCCATCCTCACCATCATTCTCAGCTGCGTCAGCCCGGGCGATGAAGTCATCGTGCTGGACCCCTGCTATGACAGCTATGTGCCCAACATTCTGCTGGCAAGCGGCGTGCCAGTGCGCGTGCCTCTGACGCCCAAAACCTTCCGCCCCGACTTTGGCAAGATAGCAGCAGCCATCACGCCCAAAACCCGCCTGCTGCTCATCAACACCCCCCACAACCCCAGCGGGACCACCTGGACGGCGCAGGAGATGCAGCAACTCGAAGACCTGCTGGCCCCAACCGACATCCTGCTGCTGGCCGATGAGGTCTATGAGCACATGGTGTTCGATGGCGAGCGCCATGAGAGCGCATCGCGCTACCCCGGCCTAGCTGCACGCGCCTATGTGGTCAGCAGCTTTGGCAAGACCTTCCACGTGACCGGCTGGAAGGTGGCTACTGTCGCCGCGCCTGCGCCCCTGACCGCAGAATTTCGCAAGGTGCACCAGTTCAATGTCTTCACCGTCAACACCCCCATGCAAGTGGGCCTGGCCGAATACCTGAAAAATCCTGCCCCGTACCTGGACCTGCCCGCCTTCTACCAGAAGAAGCGCGACCTGTTCCGCGCCGGTCTTGAAGGCTCACGTCTGCAACTGCTGCCCAGCTCTGGCACCTATTTCCAGTGCGTGGACATCTCGGACGTCACCGACGCCAATGAGTCCGACTTCTGCCAGCAACTGGTCAAGGACCTCGGCGTGGCTGCGATCCCGCTGTCGGCCTTCTATGGCGATGGCTTTGACCAGCAGGTGGTGCGTTTTTGCTTTGCGAAAAAGGACGAGACCTTGCTGGCGGCTTTGGAGCGCCTGCGCAAGCTTTAA
- a CDS encoding efflux RND transporter permease subunit — protein MAQFFIQRPIFAWVIAIIIMLGGALSIAKLPLEQYPEIAPPRVTIGTQYTGASAETVENSVTQIIEQQLKGIDNMLYMSATSNASGQARITLTFAPGTNVDVAQVQVQNKIQGALNRLPESVKSRGVFINKGGQDFLVTYSFYSKDPSMTEVDIGDYINASLVDVIGRLEGVGDINVFGTSYAMRIWMDPAKMEKFGLMPSDLSNALNAQNAQVSAGQLGALPAVSNQQLNATITARTKLKTVDQFEDIVLKAATDGSVVTMKDVARVELGAENLNVQAKLNGMRGAGMGIILADGANAMAVSDAVAAKLAEMKPYFPNQIDYFVSSDSTPFVRASIHEVVAALGEAMVLVVIVMFVFLQNLRATLIPAIAVPVVLLGTFGVLSIAGYSINTLTMFAMVLAIGLLVDDAIVVVENVERVMHETGMSPKEATKVSMREITPALVGIGVTLSAVFVPMAFFGGSTGVIYRQFSITIVAAMALSVFVALTLTPALCATLLKAPEHAGGHERAIRKGLLGVPDRFFRWFNRNFDRTANRYQGIVARSLRRAKRMMLIFIAVLLGVWLLMHKLPTSFLPDEDQGFLFVNVNLPSGAADARLQDVLDEVREYLLEQPDIISFNQVSGLNGDQSSARGFIRLKPWDQRTLSSQSAAAIANKATKDLSRIRDARVLVILPPAVRGLGASSGFNFMVKDMNSIGHDGLLAASNQVLTAMRANPNLTAVRTTNLDDAAELRIDVDDRKAAALGLAYADINNVLSSAMGGTYVNDFLNNGRVKRVYIMGDAPHRMLPQDIAKWTVRNKNGEMVPFGAFSDTHWAYGSPQLLRYNGSPAYEFEGRAAPGISSGAAMQEVEAILAKLPAGMGYEWTGASLQERQSGAQAPMLYAISILFVFLCLAALYESWTVPLSVMLAVPLGVIGALLATYTRGLTNDVYFQVGLLTTVGLAAKNAILIVEFAVQLQEQGKRLFDATVEAVRLRLRPILMTSLAFGFGVIPLAIGTGAGAGGRNAIGTAVLGGMVASTVLGIFMVPVFFLLIRSWFSSHSRHDETPAQASTAPESAP, from the coding sequence ATGGCACAGTTTTTTATCCAGCGCCCCATTTTTGCGTGGGTGATCGCCATCATCATCATGCTGGGCGGGGCTCTCTCCATCGCCAAGCTGCCGCTGGAGCAATACCCCGAGATTGCTCCGCCGCGCGTCACCATCGGCACCCAGTACACCGGCGCATCGGCCGAGACGGTCGAGAACTCCGTCACCCAGATCATCGAGCAGCAGCTCAAGGGCATTGACAACATGCTCTACATGAGCGCGACCAGCAATGCCTCAGGCCAGGCCCGCATCACCTTGACCTTTGCGCCCGGCACCAATGTCGATGTGGCCCAGGTGCAGGTGCAAAACAAGATCCAGGGCGCCCTCAACCGTCTGCCCGAATCGGTCAAGAGCCGGGGCGTCTTCATCAACAAGGGCGGCCAGGATTTTCTGGTCACCTACAGCTTCTACTCCAAAGACCCGTCGATGACCGAGGTGGACATTGGTGACTACATCAATGCCAGCCTGGTCGATGTGATCGGGCGCCTGGAAGGCGTGGGCGACATCAATGTGTTCGGCACCTCGTATGCGATGCGCATCTGGATGGACCCGGCCAAGATGGAGAAATTCGGCCTGATGCCGTCGGACCTCAGCAATGCGCTCAATGCGCAAAATGCCCAGGTGTCGGCCGGCCAGCTCGGCGCCTTGCCAGCGGTGAGCAACCAGCAGCTCAATGCCACCATCACGGCGCGCACCAAGCTCAAGACGGTGGACCAGTTCGAGGACATCGTCCTCAAGGCCGCCACCGATGGCTCGGTGGTCACGATGAAGGATGTCGCCCGCGTTGAATTGGGCGCCGAAAACCTGAACGTGCAGGCCAAGCTCAACGGCATGCGTGGCGCTGGTATGGGCATCATCCTGGCCGATGGCGCCAATGCGATGGCGGTGTCGGATGCCGTCGCGGCCAAGCTGGCCGAGATGAAGCCGTACTTCCCCAACCAGATCGATTACTTCGTCAGCTCGGACTCCACGCCCTTTGTTCGCGCCTCTATCCATGAGGTGGTGGCTGCGCTGGGCGAAGCCATGGTGCTGGTGGTGATCGTCATGTTTGTGTTTTTGCAAAACCTGCGCGCCACCCTGATCCCGGCCATTGCCGTGCCGGTGGTGCTGCTGGGCACCTTCGGGGTGCTGTCGATTGCCGGGTACTCCATCAACACCTTGACCATGTTCGCCATGGTGCTCGCCATCGGCTTGTTGGTGGACGATGCGATCGTCGTGGTGGAAAACGTTGAGCGGGTGATGCATGAGACCGGCATGTCGCCCAAGGAGGCGACCAAGGTATCGATGCGCGAGATCACGCCAGCACTGGTCGGTATTGGCGTCACCTTGTCGGCCGTGTTTGTGCCCATGGCCTTTTTTGGCGGCTCCACCGGGGTGATCTACCGCCAGTTCTCGATCACCATCGTGGCTGCCATGGCGCTGTCGGTGTTTGTGGCGCTGACCCTGACCCCCGCGCTCTGCGCCACCCTGTTGAAGGCGCCCGAACATGCGGGCGGCCATGAACGCGCCATTCGCAAGGGGCTGCTGGGCGTTCCGGACCGGTTCTTCCGCTGGTTCAATCGCAATTTTGACCGCACTGCGAACCGCTACCAGGGCATCGTCGCGCGCAGCCTGCGCCGCGCCAAGCGCATGATGCTGATCTTTATCGCGGTGCTGCTGGGCGTGTGGCTGCTGATGCACAAGCTGCCCACCTCCTTCCTGCCTGATGAAGACCAGGGCTTTCTGTTTGTGAACGTCAACCTGCCATCGGGCGCAGCAGATGCGCGCCTGCAGGATGTTCTCGACGAGGTGCGTGAATACCTGCTGGAGCAGCCGGACATCATCAGCTTCAACCAGGTGTCGGGCCTCAATGGTGACCAAAGCTCGGCGCGCGGCTTTATCCGCCTCAAGCCCTGGGACCAGCGCACGCTCTCGTCGCAGTCGGCTGCGGCGATTGCCAACAAGGCCACCAAGGATCTGTCGCGTATCCGTGATGCCCGTGTGCTGGTGATTCTGCCGCCGGCCGTGCGCGGCCTGGGTGCCAGCTCGGGCTTCAACTTCATGGTCAAGGACATGAACAGCATCGGCCACGACGGCCTGCTGGCCGCCAGCAACCAGGTGCTGACTGCCATGCGCGCCAACCCCAATCTGACGGCAGTGCGCACCACCAACCTGGACGACGCGGCCGAGCTGCGCATCGATGTGGACGACCGCAAGGCCGCTGCGCTGGGCCTCGCTTATGCGGACATCAACAACGTGCTGTCCAGCGCCATGGGCGGCACCTATGTGAACGATTTCCTGAACAATGGCCGCGTCAAACGCGTCTACATCATGGGCGATGCGCCACACCGCATGCTGCCCCAGGACATCGCCAAATGGACAGTGCGCAACAAGAACGGCGAGATGGTGCCTTTCGGCGCCTTCTCGGACACGCACTGGGCCTATGGCTCGCCCCAGCTGCTGCGCTACAACGGCAGCCCGGCTTACGAGTTTGAAGGCCGCGCCGCACCCGGCATCAGCTCGGGTGCCGCGATGCAGGAGGTCGAGGCCATCCTGGCCAAGCTGCCGGCCGGCATGGGCTATGAATGGACGGGTGCGTCGTTGCAAGAGCGCCAGTCGGGTGCGCAGGCGCCCATGCTGTATGCGATATCGATTCTGTTTGTGTTCCTCTGTCTGGCCGCTTTGTACGAGAGCTGGACCGTGCCGCTGTCGGTGATGCTGGCCGTGCCGCTGGGGGTGATTGGCGCGCTGCTGGCCACCTATACACGGGGTTTGACGAACGACGTCTACTTCCAGGTGGGGCTTCTCACCACGGTCGGCTTAGCGGCCAAGAACGCCATCTTGATTGTGGAGTTCGCGGTGCAGCTGCAAGAGCAGGGCAAGCGCCTGTTTGATGCCACGGTCGAGGCCGTGCGCCTGCGGCTGCGCCCCATCTTGATGACCTCGCTGGCTTTTGGCTTTGGCGTGATCCCGCTGGCCATTGGCACCGGTGCCGGCGCGGGCGGGCGCAATGCGATCGGCACGGCCGTGCTGGGCGGTATGGTGGCTTCGACCGTGCTCGGTATCTTCATGGTGCCGGTGTTCTTCCTGCTGATCCGCAGCTGGTTCAGCTCCCACAGCCGCCATGACGAGACACCAGCCCAGGCCAGCACCGCGCCGGAGAGCGCGCCATGA
- a CDS encoding sirohydrochlorin chelatase, giving the protein MPPSSPAFGLILLSHGSKDPVWRRNAEHLLAQVQQAQPKAAVACAYLDWCDPPLGPAVAQLLQAHPQLQHITIWPLLFGVGKHASEDIPALVNELAPQYPQLKLQIAPAMGEDARVIQLLAGMAGEYLQAAS; this is encoded by the coding sequence ATGCCCCCCTCCTCTCCTGCTTTCGGTCTGATTCTGTTGTCCCATGGCTCCAAAGATCCGGTTTGGCGCCGCAATGCAGAGCATCTGTTGGCGCAAGTACAGCAGGCGCAGCCGAAAGCGGCCGTTGCATGTGCCTATCTGGATTGGTGCGATCCGCCGCTGGGCCCTGCCGTTGCACAATTGCTGCAAGCCCACCCGCAGCTGCAACACATCACCATCTGGCCATTGCTGTTTGGCGTGGGCAAACATGCCAGTGAAGATATTCCGGCCTTGGTGAACGAACTCGCGCCGCAGTACCCGCAGTTGAAGCTGCAGATCGCGCCCGCGATGGGCGAGGATGCCCGGGTCATCCAATTGTTGGCAGGCATGGCGGGCGAGTACCTGCAAGCTGCCAGCTGA
- a CDS encoding efflux RND transporter periplasmic adaptor subunit, producing the protein MLGHAGRVAVLAAAVTALAACSDKAAPTAAAPPAPEVGVITVQSSSQQLTAELPGRTSAFMMAEIRPQANGIVEKRLFTEGAAVKAGQALYQLDARPAQAAVNSAEAAVAKANASAQTARSNAARNSELVKIDAISRQVFDDSQALVAQTASDVAVAKAALDNARINLQYTRISSPIAGKVSTSAVTPGALVTANQATALTTVVQLDPMYVDFTQSSTEMLQLQRDLKAGRFQRLDGDQIPVRIRLDDGTEYNHEAKLKFSGVIVSATTGTVTLRAQVPNPDGVLMPNMYVQALLPTAVAPDALLVPQQSVVRDLTGKPTVFVVTAEDKVQKRALQLDRAVGSQWLVGSGLKSGERVVVDGFQRVKDGDKVRITEVDLKAQAERVRSPGRVPGQAAAPAPAPAAAQ; encoded by the coding sequence ATGCTCGGCCATGCTGGCCGCGTAGCCGTATTGGCAGCGGCAGTCACTGCGCTTGCCGCGTGCTCCGACAAAGCAGCGCCCACCGCAGCCGCGCCCCCGGCGCCGGAAGTCGGCGTCATCACCGTGCAGTCCTCATCGCAGCAACTGACGGCCGAGCTGCCCGGCCGCACCAGCGCTTTCATGATGGCGGAGATCCGCCCCCAGGCCAATGGCATTGTGGAAAAGCGCTTGTTCACTGAAGGCGCTGCCGTCAAGGCCGGCCAGGCGCTCTACCAGTTGGATGCCCGCCCTGCGCAGGCGGCGGTCAACAGCGCCGAAGCGGCAGTCGCCAAGGCCAATGCATCGGCCCAGACCGCGCGCAGCAATGCGGCGCGCAACAGCGAGCTGGTCAAGATCGATGCCATCAGCCGCCAGGTGTTTGACGACAGCCAGGCGCTGGTAGCCCAGACGGCCTCCGATGTGGCCGTCGCAAAAGCCGCCTTGGACAACGCCCGCATCAACCTGCAGTACACCCGCATCAGCTCCCCGATTGCCGGCAAGGTCAGCACCTCGGCCGTGACGCCCGGTGCGCTGGTCACCGCCAACCAGGCCACGGCGCTTACCACCGTGGTGCAGCTCGATCCGATGTATGTGGACTTCACCCAGTCCAGCACCGAGATGCTGCAGTTGCAGCGCGATTTGAAGGCCGGGCGCTTTCAGCGCCTCGATGGTGACCAGATCCCGGTGCGCATCCGCCTCGATGACGGCACCGAATACAACCACGAAGCCAAGCTCAAGTTCTCTGGCGTGATCGTCAGTGCTACGACGGGTACCGTCACCCTGCGCGCCCAGGTCCCCAATCCGGATGGCGTGCTGATGCCCAATATGTATGTGCAGGCGCTGCTGCCAACGGCCGTGGCGCCGGATGCCTTGCTGGTGCCCCAGCAATCGGTGGTGCGCGACCTGACGGGCAAACCCACCGTGTTTGTGGTGACGGCCGAGGACAAGGTGCAAAAGCGCGCACTGCAGCTGGATCGCGCCGTGGGCAGCCAGTGGCTGGTGGGCAGTGGCCTCAAATCGGGAGAGCGCGTGGTGGTCGATGGCTTCCAGCGCGTGAAGGATGGTGACAAGGTCAGGATCACCGAGGTGGATCTGAAAGCCCAGGCCGAGCGCGTGCGCAGCCCTGGACGCGTGCCCGGCCAGGCCGCAGCGCCGGCCCCGGCCCCGGCTGCCGCCCAGTAA
- a CDS encoding GNAT family N-acetyltransferase: MPSSALSIRHARFPEDLDQVIAIFREYIASPKADLGFQNSEQEFAALPGKYAAPQGRLLLAWQGDTVVGCAALRAVDAECCELKRVYVRPAARGLQLGRHLVEQMLQEARAAGYQRMALDVLPEFEAAQALYRQLGFVDAEPVSANPVPGTAFLARRL; encoded by the coding sequence ATGCCAAGCTCTGCACTGTCCATTCGCCATGCCCGATTTCCTGAGGATCTGGACCAGGTGATCGCCATCTTTCGCGAATACATCGCCAGTCCCAAGGCCGATCTTGGTTTTCAGAACTCCGAGCAAGAGTTTGCGGCACTGCCCGGCAAATATGCCGCGCCCCAAGGTCGGCTGCTGCTGGCCTGGCAAGGCGACACGGTGGTTGGCTGCGCGGCGTTGCGCGCCGTGGATGCCGAATGCTGCGAGCTCAAGCGGGTGTATGTGCGGCCCGCCGCGCGGGGCCTGCAGCTGGGTCGGCACCTGGTTGAGCAGATGCTGCAAGAAGCCCGTGCTGCGGGCTACCAGCGCATGGCGCTGGATGTCTTGCCTGAGTTCGAAGCCGCGCAAGCGCTGTACCGCCAACTGGGCTTTGTCGATGCGGAGCCGGTGAGCGCCAACCCGGTGCCTGGCACGGCCTTTCTGGCCCGCCGCCTGTAG
- a CDS encoding efflux transporter outer membrane subunit — MTSAYRLPLCLMAAGLLSACNLAPTYQRPDPAVPATIDGVVQTLPADFVVEPASADSLQLLPWQQWVESAGLRQLIELGLQNNRDLRVAIANIEKARAQYGVQRADQLPSLNANAQGSRTRTADDLRSSAAASSVANQVSVQLGLASYELDFWGRVRNLSEAALQQYLLVEENRRSVQLGLITDIANAWVALGSDQQRLQLARDTLATREQGYGLVQRMHQLGATNGLVLAQNQTAVETARNDVAAFESQVARDRNALQLLVGGPISGDMLPPAPTASLSSNEVQSAGSGQLLDGATPQVKQPGAATAMTVVPTGLSSQVLLARPDVVAAEHSLQAQYASIGAARAAFFPTISLTANAGTASDALSGLFDGGSRAWSFVPQIRLPIFDGGRNQANLDIAQANRDAALAQYDKAIQVAFREVNDALADRATMQRRLNAQAALVQAASRVLQLSQARFKAGADDFLTVLDAQRSLYAAQQTQITLMQAEQVNRISLYKALGGGADAKQ, encoded by the coding sequence ATGACCTCTGCCTACCGTTTGCCGCTGTGCCTGATGGCTGCCGGCTTGCTGTCCGCCTGTAATCTGGCGCCCACTTACCAGCGCCCCGATCCTGCCGTGCCCGCCACGATCGATGGCGTGGTGCAAACTCTGCCGGCTGATTTTGTAGTGGAGCCTGCATCAGCTGACAGCTTGCAGCTGCTGCCTTGGCAGCAATGGGTCGAGAGCGCCGGCCTGCGCCAGTTGATCGAGCTGGGCCTGCAGAACAACCGCGATCTGCGCGTAGCCATTGCCAATATCGAGAAGGCCCGTGCGCAGTACGGCGTGCAGCGCGCTGACCAGTTGCCCAGCCTGAACGCCAATGCCCAAGGCAGCCGCACCCGCACTGCCGATGATCTGCGCTCTTCTGCGGCGGCCTCATCTGTCGCCAACCAGGTCAGCGTGCAGCTGGGCCTGGCGAGCTACGAGCTGGATTTTTGGGGTCGGGTGCGCAACCTGAGCGAAGCGGCCTTGCAGCAGTACCTGCTGGTCGAGGAAAACCGCCGCAGCGTGCAGCTGGGTTTGATCACCGATATCGCCAACGCCTGGGTGGCTCTGGGCAGCGACCAGCAACGCCTGCAACTGGCGCGCGACACCCTGGCCACGCGCGAGCAGGGCTATGGCCTGGTGCAGCGCATGCACCAGCTGGGCGCCACCAATGGCTTGGTGCTGGCACAGAACCAGACCGCAGTCGAGACCGCCCGCAACGATGTGGCGGCCTTTGAGTCACAAGTCGCCCGCGACCGCAATGCCCTGCAGCTGCTGGTGGGTGGCCCCATCTCTGGCGATATGCTGCCCCCGGCGCCCACGGCATCGCTCAGCAGCAATGAGGTGCAAAGTGCAGGCTCTGGCCAGCTGCTCGACGGTGCCACGCCCCAGGTCAAGCAGCCTGGCGCAGCCACAGCGATGACGGTGGTGCCGACGGGCCTGTCCTCACAAGTGCTGCTGGCCCGGCCCGATGTGGTGGCCGCCGAGCACAGCCTGCAAGCGCAGTACGCCAGCATAGGTGCGGCGCGTGCGGCGTTTTTCCCGACCATCAGCCTGACGGCCAATGCCGGCACCGCCAGCGATGCGCTGTCGGGCCTGTTCGATGGCGGCAGCCGCGCCTGGAGCTTTGTGCCCCAGATCCGTTTGCCCATTTTTGATGGTGGCCGCAACCAGGCCAACTTGGACATTGCGCAAGCCAACCGCGATGCCGCGCTGGCCCAGTACGACAAGGCCATCCAGGTGGCTTTCCGCGAGGTGAACGATGCGCTGGCGGACCGCGCCACGATGCAACGGCGTCTGAACGCGCAAGCGGCCTTGGTGCAAGCCGCCAGCCGGGTGCTGCAGCTGTCGCAGGCGCGCTTCAAGGCCGGGGCGGATGATTTTTTGACGGTGCTTGATGCGCAGCGCAGCCTCTACGCCGCACAGCAAACCCAGATCACCTTGATGCAGGCTGAGCAGGTCAACCGCATCAGCCTGTACAAGGCATTGGGCGGAGGTGCGGACGCCAAGCAGTGA